In Temnothorax longispinosus isolate EJ_2023e chromosome 10, Tlon_JGU_v1, whole genome shotgun sequence, a single window of DNA contains:
- the LOC139820304 gene encoding uncharacterized protein has product MLQREWYNASKKNSDDIATHIAELEDIAHRLKLMGEQIADSMIITKILMTLPAGYRHFVSAWESTSVEERTLENLKAKLITEESRHTSRKYKNGNALSSNAQQGKSRRGRGGEPRNTSKPGKFYVCGEPGHWARECSQRKGDDEQRPKKDPKKDDSTSKNKLYSKRLVCDALSLEVTQNVKVADWILDSGASDHMTSRRNWHVRGF; this is encoded by the coding sequence ATGCTTCAACGAGAGTGGTACAACGCATCTAAAAAGAACTCGGACGACATCGCTACGCACATCGCCGAACTAGAGGATATAGCGCACAGATTGAAACTGATGGGTGAGCAAATCGCAGACTCAATGATTATTACTAAAATCCTCATGACCTTACCTGCAGGTTATCGACACTTTGTCAGCGCGTGGGAATCGACATCAGTAGAAGAACGCACCTTGGAGAACCTTAAAGCGAAGCTCATAACCGAAGAGTCGAGACATACGTCACGAAAGTATAAAAACGGAAATGCTCTCTCATCAAATGCGCAGCAAGGGAAATCAAGGCGAGGCAGAGGTGGCGAGCCGAGAAACACGTCAAAACCCGGAAAATTTTACGTGTGTGGAGAACCCGGGCATTGGGCTAGAGAGTGCTCGCAGAGAAAAGGCGATGACGAACAAAGGCCGAAGAAGGACCCGAAGAAGGACGACAGCACATCGAAGAATAAACTGTACAGCAAAAGGTTAGTATGTGATGCCCTTTCATTAGAAGTTAcacaaaatgtaaaagttgCAGATTGGATATTGGACTCTGGAGCCAGCGACCATATGACCAGCCGAAGAAATTGGCACGTACGAGGATTTTGA